A genome region from Megalobrama amblycephala isolate DHTTF-2021 linkage group LG16, ASM1881202v1, whole genome shotgun sequence includes the following:
- the LOC125248806 gene encoding uncharacterized protein LOC125248806 — translation MNPSADIVWTGIEPDEINHKSSGVPGWEKRSSIMTFHPEPEHHNTKLTCTVIFQKIIRTESTVILEVRYAPKILNSSRCLVWGDELTCMCVSSGVPLPQIYWPMFDSINKYYSTASAENTISISNISISGFSNINATVECVSKNLIGMAKMEIQVQSHAEKPKVSWSLSTSWIFFTLSAVVNVIFTCCLTVVLRRREKLKKLKDDNHIYMTSMAREESMYETIKMSSERS, via the exons ATGAATCCCTCAGCAGATATTGTTTGGACAGGGATTGAGCCTGATGAAATTAATCATAAAAGTTCTGGAGTGCCTGGCTGGGAAAAGCGCTCTTCAATAATGACTTTCCATCCTGAGCCTGAACATCACAATACTAAGCTCACCTGCAcagtcatttttcaaaaaatcatACGGACTGAAAGTACTGTGATCCTTGAAGTAAGAT ATGCTCCTAAAATCTTGAATAGCTCCCGTTGTTTGGTGTGGGGTGATGAATTGACCTGCATGTGTGTCAGCAGTGGTGTGCCGTTACCCCAGATATACTGGCCAATGTTTGACAGTAtcaataaatattacagtactGCTTCAGCAGAGAACACCATCAGCATCAGCAACATCTCCATTTCTGGTTTTAGTAACATCAACGCTACTGTTGAATGTGTCAGTAAGAATCTCATTGGTATGGCAAAAATGGAAATTCAGGTCCAGAGTCATGCTGAAAAACCCAAAG TAAGTTGGAGtttgtccacctcttggataTTCTTTACCCTTTCAGCTGTTGTAAATGTCATCTTCACTTGCTGTTTGACTGTCGTCCTACG AAGGAGAGAAAAACTTAAGAAACTAAAAGATGACAACCATATCTACATGACTTCAATGGCAAGAGAGGAATCGATGTATgagacaattaaaatgtcttcagaaagatcttaa